From the genome of Thermogemmatispora onikobensis:
AGGCTGGACCACAGGCGGGTCAGGCCGTTAGATGGAAGACGCCTCTGCTTGCGAATGAAGCTTCCTCCCTTCAATCAAGACTCGACAGGTGTAGGGGCGGTGAAGGTATAGCCAACGCCGGGCACGGTAGTAATATAGCGTGGCTGGTTGGCATTCGGCTCGATCTTCTGGCGCAGGTGGCGGATATGTGTCTTCACCAGGCCCGAATCGCCGGCCTCATCGTAGCCCCAGACACGTTCGATGATCATATCGGTCGTCAGGACCTGGCCGGTGTGGGTCATCAGCAGATGCAGCAGACGGCTCTCCGTGGGAGTCAGGCGG
Proteins encoded in this window:
- a CDS encoding winged helix-turn-helix domain-containing protein, with protein sequence RLTPTESRLLHLLMTHTGQVLTTDMIIERVWGYDEAGDSGLVKTHIRHLRQKIEPNANQPRYITTVPGVGYTFTAPTPVES